One Octopus sinensis linkage group LG11, ASM634580v1, whole genome shotgun sequence genomic window carries:
- the LOC115217335 gene encoding mitochondrial ribonuclease P catalytic subunit — MFSRTFQKWALLKTLGPYQIFAQSGRCFHLCHKHMSHLYYVKPSCFQLLTGLNNKLSFVYRQRNFSSLEDYQETDDDTDEDIGHYKPRKLNGSSRLFEFKEQVDSKSITKMTSEDWNKLEKELLEDNANLKISWEACCMSLINSSKLVELGISLADYLKSQGRSLNIATISVFMMLLSCRASPEDQKTILQLYQQLLDSTGGLLDCQTIKYVINGLCCTDSWKDCFQLLSTLELTQPTLPKHYTPIILAAIRCADIDSCILLLHKVGSKGLSPTEKVYLSFLDLCQSNSKFSVDDLFHLMHKYRWLPNKDVLLAIIKYLKRDGNRERWSEAWIKLDKRGICPNCNTAIDKLDIPFSQFQKLRRVFFEKVLIGKDLYQNTNPAELESFKLFVEEKAPFDVVFDSLNVSLKMGQMRNKSFQLRKAVEYFALIKKMKVLVVGRKYMLKWPERDIKIIKKLASCFFIENISEDDPYLIYATLYSGPRSVFVSSDEMRDHKFSLGEEYGELFRRWQYSHQVQLYKVKQNGHIIFQWPRKEDIRAQRCNHGWHIPFENEEPRPTWQDPSSWLCLQKKSTSYSRRSKTLKF; from the exons ATGTTTTCCAGAACATTTCAAAAATGGGCCTTGCTAAAAACTCTTGGACCATACCAGATCTTTGCTCAAAGTGGTCGATGTTTCCATCTATGTCATAAACATATGTCACATCTCTACTATGTGAAACCATCTTGTTTTCAATTACTTACTGGACTCAATAACAAGCTATCATTTGTTTATAGACAAAGGAATTTTTCTTCTCTTGAAGACTATCAAGAGACTGATGATGACACAGATGAAGATATTGGTCACTACAAACCCAGAAAATTAAATGGAAGCAGTCGtctttttgaattcaaagaacaaGTTGATTCTAAATCCATAACAAAAATGACATCAGAAGACTGGAATAAATTAGAAAAGGAGCTTCTTGAAGACAACGCTAACCTGAAAATATCCTGGGAAGCTTGCTGTATGAGTTTGATTAATAGCAGTAAGTTAGTTGAACTTGGTATATCTCTTGCTGATTATTTAAAGAGTCAAGGTCGATCACTTAATATTGCTACTATTTCAGTGTTTATGATGTTACTTAGCTGCAGGGCATCACCTGAAGACCAGAAGACTATATTGCAATTATATCAACAGTTGTTAGACTCCACTGGTGGACTGTTAGATTGCCAGACtattaaatatgttataaatGGATTATGTTGTACAGATAGTTGGAAGGATTGCTTTCAGCTGTTGTCCACATTAGAGTTAACTCAACCAACACTGCCCAAACATTACACTCCTATCATTCTTGCTGCAATACGCTGTGCAGATATTGACTCTTGCATACTTCTGTTGCATAAAGTAGGTTCAAAAGGTTTATCACCAACAGAAAAAGTATATCTATCCTTTTTGGACTTGTGTCAAAGTAACAGTAAGTTTTCTGTTGATGATCTGTTTCACCTGATGCACAAATACAGGTGGTTACCCAACAAAGATGTCTTGCTtgcaattataaaatatttaaaaag AGATGGAAACCGAGAACGCTGGTCTGAAGCATGGATCAAATTAGACAAAAG AGGAATATGTCCAAATTGTAATACAGCCATAGATAAATTGGATATACCATTTTCACAGTTCCAAAAGCTGCGTCGTGTATTTTTTGAAAAAGTTCTGATTGGAAAGGACCTTTACCAAAATACAAATCCGGCAGAACTtgaaagtttcaaattatttgttgAAGAAAAAGCGCCTTTTGATGTAGTTTTTGATTCTTTAAATGTTTCCCTCAAAATGGGTCAGATGAGGAATAAGTCTTTTCAG TTACGGAAAGCAGTTGAATATTTTGCtttgattaaaaaaatgaaagtttTGGTTGTTGGTCGAAAGTATATGTTGAAATGGCCTGAAAGAgacataaaaattattaaaaagttggcttcctgcttcttcattgaaaatat aTCTGAAGACGATCCTTATCTTATCTACGCTACACTCTACAGTGGTCCTAGGTCAGTATTTGTTTCATCTGATGAAATGCGAGACCATAAATTTTCTTTAGGAGAAGAGTATGGTGAGCTCTTTCGTCGATGGCAGTACAGTCACCAAGTGCAGTTATATAAAGTGAAACAAAATGGTCACATTATATTTCAG TGGCCACGTAAAGAAGATATACGTGCTCAGAGGTGTAACCATGGTTGGCATATCCCTTTTGAAAATGAAGAGCCAAGGCCCACTTGGCAAGACCCTAGTTCATGGTTATGTCTTCAAAAAAAATCAACTTCTTATTCAAGAAGAAGTAAAACATTAAAGTTttag